A window of Lepidochelys kempii isolate rLepKem1 chromosome 1, rLepKem1.hap2, whole genome shotgun sequence contains these coding sequences:
- the VTCN1 gene encoding V-set domain-containing T-cell activation inhibitor 1, whose product MITIIIILVAVIVLIIGFGVSGRRYISVTTLTSAGNIGEDGILGCTFEPDIKLSNIEIRWAKAGVSGMVHEFKGGKDHLKDQDEVFKGRTAVFAEQVIGGNASLMLRDVQLSDAGAYKCSVTTSKGNGEAGLEYKTGAFSSPEMHVDYNSSMDTLRCEAPRWFPQPVVVWTSHNNTRDNLSEVSNTSFKLNSENVTMNVVSVLHNITANTTYTCVIKNDIAKATGDIEVTDSSIKTTVHLQLLTMNMASASLSPLALYWILLPLLYLMAL is encoded by the exons GGAGACGCTACATCAGTGTCACCACACTAACCTCTGCTGGGAACATTGGGGAAGATGGCATCCTGGGCTGCACTTTCGAACCTGACATCAAGCTCAGCAACATAGAGATTCGGTGGGCTAAAGCTGGGGTCTCTGGGATGGTGCATGAGTTTAAAGGCGGCAAGGACCATCTAAAGGACCAGGATGAAGTGTTCAAGGGCCGGACAGCGGTGTTCGCAGAGCAGGTGATTGGTGGGAACGCCTCCTTGATGCTGAGAGATGTGCAGCTCTCCGATGCTGGTGCTTACAAGTGCTCTGTCACCACATCCAAAGGGAATGGAGAAGCAGGGCTGGAATATAAGACTGGAG CCTTCAGCTCTCCAGAGATGCATGTGGATTACAACAGCAGCATGGACACCCTGCGGTGTGAGGCTCCTCGGTGGTTCCCGCAACCTGTTGTGGTTTGGACCTCACACAATAACACCAGGGACAACTTATCTGAGGTCTCCAACACCAGCTTCAAGCTGAACTCTGAGAATGTGACTATGAACGTGGTATCTGTTCTGCACAACATCACAGCTAATACTACCTATACCTGTGTTATCAAGAATGACATTGCCAAAGCTACAGGGGACATCGAAGTGACAG ATTCCAGCATCAAGACGACTGTTCATTTGCAGCTACTGACCATGAACATGGCATCAGCCTCCTTATCCCCTCTTGCCCTTTACTGGATACTTCTACCTCTCCTGTACCTGATGGCTTTGTAG